In Desulfopila inferna, the following are encoded in one genomic region:
- the rny gene encoding ribonuclease Y: protein MDLTTYSALFLVSGLVAGLIAGFLLRKKIAENQFQNLQTQGKQIIENAIVEAEQRKKEALLQSKEEAYKLKQSVEKELKADRAELKDEKRLLNKKRELLKAEWDSFDKKREEQDIFDKQLKIRETDISNCLKEAEQLVGKRRYELSRIAGISQEDAKKMLMESLESEARLAAGKQLAQIENKMKMEADRKGKNILALAISRYAGDYVADKTVSMVPLPNDEMKGRIIGREGRNIRAIEAATGIDIIIDDTPEAVILSGFNPVRREVARLALLQLISDGRIHPGRIEEVVEKVTKELEITMREAGEQATFDVGAHGVHVDLINILGRLKYRTSYGQNVLQHSLEVAFLCGIMAAELGIDVKIAKRAGLLHDIGKAVDHEVEGSHAIIGRDLARKYGEVNEVVYAIGAHHEDIPPQSVLDVLVQSADALSGARPGARKEMLQSYVKRLEDLEAIANSCNGVEKSYAIQAGRELRIIVDSNKIKDSDATLLGQDIARKIEEQLTYPGQIRVTVIRETRAVEYAK, encoded by the coding sequence ATGGATTTGACAACGTATTCTGCTCTCTTTCTCGTTAGTGGACTGGTGGCTGGTTTGATCGCCGGATTTCTGCTGCGCAAGAAGATTGCAGAAAACCAGTTTCAAAATCTGCAGACCCAGGGAAAGCAGATTATTGAAAATGCTATTGTGGAGGCGGAGCAGCGCAAAAAGGAAGCCCTTCTGCAAAGCAAGGAAGAGGCATACAAACTTAAACAGTCGGTTGAAAAAGAACTGAAAGCGGATAGAGCGGAATTAAAGGACGAAAAGAGATTGCTCAACAAGAAGCGGGAACTGCTCAAGGCAGAGTGGGATTCATTTGATAAAAAGCGTGAAGAACAGGATATTTTCGACAAACAGCTAAAAATACGCGAGACGGATATAAGCAATTGCCTGAAGGAAGCTGAGCAGCTCGTGGGGAAGCGGCGTTATGAGCTATCCCGTATTGCCGGGATAAGTCAGGAAGATGCCAAAAAAATGCTGATGGAATCTCTTGAGAGCGAGGCACGCCTTGCTGCCGGCAAACAACTGGCGCAGATTGAAAACAAAATGAAAATGGAAGCGGACCGCAAAGGGAAGAACATTCTGGCTCTTGCCATTTCACGCTATGCTGGAGATTACGTGGCCGATAAAACCGTTTCCATGGTGCCGTTGCCCAACGACGAAATGAAGGGCCGGATTATAGGCCGTGAAGGAAGAAATATTCGGGCTATCGAAGCGGCCACCGGCATTGATATCATCATAGATGATACTCCCGAGGCTGTTATTCTCTCGGGTTTCAATCCGGTCAGGAGGGAGGTTGCGCGACTGGCACTGCTGCAGCTTATCAGCGACGGCCGCATACATCCCGGACGAATAGAAGAGGTTGTCGAAAAGGTAACCAAGGAGCTTGAAATAACCATGCGTGAAGCAGGTGAGCAGGCAACATTCGATGTCGGCGCCCACGGTGTTCACGTTGATCTGATTAATATCCTCGGCAGATTGAAATACAGGACCAGTTATGGTCAGAATGTATTGCAGCACTCTCTCGAAGTCGCTTTCCTCTGTGGAATAATGGCTGCTGAATTGGGTATTGATGTAAAAATTGCCAAACGTGCCGGCCTTCTCCATGATATTGGCAAGGCCGTCGACCATGAAGTTGAGGGCTCACATGCTATCATCGGACGTGATCTGGCCAGGAAATACGGCGAGGTCAATGAGGTAGTCTATGCCATAGGCGCACATCATGAAGATATTCCGCCTCAAAGTGTTCTTGACGTTCTGGTGCAATCGGCTGATGCCCTTTCCGGTGCTCGACCGGGAGCGAGAAAAGAAATGCTGCAGAGCTACGTGAAGCGGCTTGAAGATCTTGAAGCAATAGCCAACTCCTGCAACGGAGTTGAAAAATCCTACGCCATTCAGGCGGGTAGAGAGTTGCGTATTATTGTCGATTCAAACAAAATCAAAGATAGTGATGCAACTCTTCTGGGACAGGATATTGCCAGAAAAATTGAAGAGCAGCTTACTTACCCCGGACAGATCAGGGTAACGGTTATCAGAGAAACCAGAGCTGTGGAATATGCTAAATGA
- a CDS encoding cell division protein ZapB, whose translation MSQGSEFERLEQFVGKLLTQYDQLLDKNTQLKGLVQQKEDEIQELKDRLNTADSERGDISSRIKGLIDQIEEWQSVVLESEEDVENVVEESAVYGQDAVSHDMQEEDREANLQRNLFHVDQRGNGESGD comes from the coding sequence ATGAGCCAGGGAAGCGAGTTTGAACGTCTTGAGCAATTTGTCGGAAAACTGTTAACACAGTATGACCAACTGCTTGATAAGAATACACAGCTAAAGGGGTTGGTGCAGCAAAAAGAAGATGAAATTCAGGAATTGAAGGACAGACTGAATACTGCTGATTCGGAACGTGGTGATATTTCCAGTCGCATCAAAGGGCTGATTGATCAGATTGAAGAATGGCAATCCGTCGTCCTCGAATCCGAAGAAGATGTCGAAAATGTTGTGGAAGAATCTGCTGTATATGGTCAGGATGCTGTTTCACATGACATGCAGGAAGAAGATCGGGAGGCGAATCTGCAGAGGAATCTCTTTCACGTTGATCAGCGGGGAAATGGCGAGTCCGGTGATTGA
- a CDS encoding Fur family transcriptional regulator, whose protein sequence is MDHLPNMRLTTQRQIILEELNKVTSHPTANEVYDMVRKRLPRIGLGTVYRNLELMAESGIILKLEVGGTQKRFDATTECHYHIRCNCCDKVDDIDIPVQHHINEGAAVATNYQILGHHIEFSGICSDCRKNNKLQEEDSIN, encoded by the coding sequence ATGGACCATTTACCCAATATGCGACTCACCACACAAAGGCAGATCATCCTGGAAGAGCTGAACAAAGTCACCTCACACCCTACGGCAAATGAAGTCTACGATATGGTAAGAAAAAGACTGCCGCGCATTGGCCTGGGCACTGTCTACAGAAACCTGGAGCTTATGGCCGAAAGCGGAATTATTCTCAAACTTGAAGTTGGTGGGACACAGAAGCGTTTCGATGCAACTACTGAATGCCATTACCATATTCGCTGCAATTGCTGTGACAAAGTAGATGATATTGATATTCCCGTCCAGCATCATATAAATGAGGGGGCCGCTGTGGCAACCAATTATCAGATTCTCGGGCACCACATCGAGTTCTCAGGGATCTGCAGTGACTGCCGGAAGAACAACAAGCTGCAGGAGGAAGATTCCATCAACTGA
- the gmk gene encoding guanylate kinase — translation MNVGKLFILSAPSGTGKSTILKKVMNDLEGVAFSISHTTREPRKGEKDGVDYHFIDRSVFMSMKEKGDFLEDANVHGNLYGTSRRGVEEQRAAGLDVILDIDVQGAGIIRESGESEALYIFLAPPSLEELERRLRGRGLDDDETIITRLKNARREMQAINEFEYVIINEKIDEAARMFEAVILAQRSRDRRHITGSPLPYTTWCS, via the coding sequence ATGAACGTTGGAAAACTTTTTATATTGTCCGCTCCTTCAGGGACCGGAAAATCCACCATCCTGAAAAAAGTGATGAATGATCTGGAGGGCGTAGCCTTTTCCATTTCCCATACTACGCGGGAGCCGCGCAAGGGTGAAAAAGATGGGGTGGACTACCATTTTATTGATCGCAGCGTTTTCATGTCCATGAAGGAGAAAGGGGATTTTCTCGAAGACGCCAATGTCCATGGAAACCTCTATGGCACAAGCAGGCGAGGGGTCGAGGAGCAGAGAGCGGCAGGTCTGGATGTGATTCTGGATATTGACGTTCAGGGTGCCGGGATCATTCGTGAATCCGGGGAAAGCGAAGCGCTGTATATTTTTCTTGCTCCGCCGAGCCTTGAGGAGCTGGAAAGACGCCTTCGCGGAAGGGGACTTGATGATGATGAGACTATTATCACGCGCCTTAAAAACGCTCGCCGGGAAATGCAGGCCATTAATGAATTTGAGTATGTCATCATCAATGAAAAAATAGATGAGGCCGCGCGGATGTTTGAAGCTGTCATTCTTGCTCAGAGGTCGAGAGATCGCCGGCATATCACCGGATCACCTTTACCTTATACGACGTGGTGCTCATGA
- a CDS encoding OmpH family outer membrane protein, with translation MCLKYLKILVVCLSLSLCTSLGALAAQGDALKVGIMNVQKVLVQSEPGLKAKAVFEKKKSELEAAFRGDQQELEKLQEEIEKKSSVWSKEKKEEQILEFNRKRRDLQTKTEDAGMEMKRLQDKELEPIIKVLEGVVDTYGDKNGYSMILDSKNGVIFYNKDLDISDALIEELNKAMK, from the coding sequence ATGTGCCTTAAGTATCTGAAAATTCTTGTTGTTTGTCTTTCCTTAAGCCTCTGTACCAGCTTGGGTGCTCTTGCTGCCCAAGGTGATGCTTTAAAAGTTGGGATAATGAATGTCCAGAAGGTTCTGGTTCAATCAGAGCCCGGTTTAAAGGCGAAAGCGGTTTTTGAGAAGAAAAAGAGCGAGCTGGAGGCTGCCTTCAGAGGGGACCAGCAAGAGTTGGAGAAACTTCAGGAAGAGATAGAGAAGAAGAGTTCTGTCTGGAGTAAGGAAAAGAAGGAAGAACAAATTCTTGAGTTTAACAGAAAGCGCCGTGACCTGCAGACCAAAACCGAAGATGCCGGCATGGAAATGAAAAGACTGCAGGACAAAGAGCTTGAACCCATTATTAAAGTGCTTGAGGGTGTTGTCGATACATACGGTGACAAAAATGGCTACTCCATGATCCTGGATTCCAAGAATGGTGTTATTTTTTATAATAAAGACCTGGATATCAGTGACGCTCTTATCGAAGAGCTGAATAAGGCTATGAAATAG
- a CDS encoding radical SAM protein, producing the protein MPILGQPSNMHPAVSPFLVFADGKGNISDFSPLAMAGMSNGRFLSPALEDLIPLPEGSELFLLPDRLPVGIDPQTGEPLLLEENPFDADLGIQAVAAFMAPAHTAILNSAFREKQENLEPLPLFAYTAVGWYDGRFWVSGFRSDSDIRQDAGQFKQSVLNKKTPKLMAQYPDNRLIQHLGKCCLTYACPAARNYFLGRWEAPLPTSPTCNAHCIGCISLQPSGCCPSTQERIRFVPTAAEIHELAVEHIKKAERPIVSFGQGCEGEPLLQAETIEKAIRKIRNSTSSGTINLNSNASLPAKVKVLAQSGLDSLRVSLNSAQEIYYTSYYRPSNYRYEDVELSIKIMKDAGKFVSLNYFILPGFTDSVTEFDALSRLIERCSPDLIQLRNLNMDPLWYLRCISFPGEAQTMGIRAWRDALHKSFPSLGFGYFNPYLQ; encoded by the coding sequence ATGCCTATTCTCGGACAACCATCTAATATGCATCCTGCCGTCTCTCCTTTTCTTGTTTTTGCAGACGGAAAAGGAAATATCTCCGATTTTTCCCCACTTGCCATGGCTGGCATGAGCAATGGTCGCTTCTTGTCTCCTGCCTTAGAAGATTTAATACCTCTTCCCGAAGGCAGCGAACTATTTCTCCTGCCGGATCGCCTCCCTGTCGGTATCGATCCTCAAACCGGTGAGCCGCTACTGCTTGAAGAAAATCCTTTTGATGCCGATCTTGGAATACAAGCGGTTGCCGCGTTCATGGCGCCGGCACATACAGCTATCCTCAACAGCGCCTTTCGGGAAAAGCAGGAAAACCTGGAACCATTGCCCCTCTTCGCCTACACGGCAGTAGGCTGGTATGACGGCAGATTCTGGGTCAGCGGATTTCGAAGCGACAGCGATATACGCCAGGACGCAGGGCAGTTCAAACAGTCGGTCCTGAATAAAAAGACACCAAAACTGATGGCGCAGTACCCTGATAATAGATTAATACAGCACTTGGGTAAATGTTGTTTAACCTATGCCTGCCCAGCGGCACGCAACTATTTTCTGGGACGTTGGGAGGCTCCCCTGCCGACGTCCCCCACCTGCAACGCCCACTGCATCGGCTGTATTTCACTGCAGCCGTCCGGCTGCTGTCCCTCTACCCAGGAACGCATCCGCTTTGTTCCCACTGCCGCTGAAATCCACGAACTTGCCGTGGAACATATCAAAAAGGCGGAACGGCCAATCGTCAGCTTTGGCCAGGGATGTGAAGGGGAACCGCTTCTTCAGGCGGAAACGATTGAAAAGGCTATCCGCAAAATACGCAACTCCACGAGTAGCGGCACAATTAACCTGAATTCCAACGCCAGTCTTCCCGCAAAGGTTAAAGTATTGGCGCAAAGCGGCCTTGACAGCCTTCGGGTCAGCCTGAATTCTGCCCAGGAAATATACTATACATCATACTATCGACCTTCTAATTACAGGTATGAGGACGTTGAACTCTCAATAAAAATCATGAAGGATGCCGGAAAATTCGTCTCCCTCAATTACTTTATCCTCCCGGGATTCACCGATTCTGTCACTGAATTCGATGCCTTAAGCAGACTGATTGAGCGCTGCTCACCAGACCTTATCCAACTGCGCAACCTGAATATGGATCCCTTATGGTATCTGCGCTGCATCAGCTTTCCTGGTGAGGCGCAAACCATGGGAATTCGGGCGTGGAGAGATGCGTTGCACAAAAGCTTTCCCTCTCTTGGCTTCGGCTATTTCAATCCATACCTGCAATAA
- a CDS encoding OmpA family protein, producing MTNRIQVLLLAGVVFSFLTLSGCGSDSRTGEELAPTDPESQVMGQPESLDSPENPTISEGRTSAPMLPVYFDFDDSSIRDDQVDRIVTNGDFMKENNEVSVRIEGNTDPRGTNEYNMALGERRALSAKNYLQNLGIDENRLTTISYGEERILLHGHDELSYAQNRRDDFVIIE from the coding sequence ATGACAAACAGGATTCAGGTGTTGCTGCTCGCTGGTGTGGTTTTTTCTTTTCTTACTCTTTCAGGTTGTGGATCGGATAGCCGTACCGGCGAAGAGCTTGCTCCAACAGATCCGGAAAGCCAGGTCATGGGCCAACCGGAATCGCTGGATTCCCCGGAGAATCCTACCATTTCCGAAGGACGTACATCCGCTCCTATGCTGCCGGTCTATTTTGATTTTGATGATTCCAGCATCCGGGACGATCAAGTGGACAGAATAGTGACTAATGGTGATTTCATGAAGGAAAACAATGAAGTCAGCGTCCGCATAGAAGGTAACACCGATCCCCGTGGTACCAATGAGTATAATATGGCCTTGGGTGAACGCCGTGCACTCAGTGCCAAAAATTATCTGCAAAACCTCGGTATTGATGAGAACAGATTGACCACCATTAGTTACGGCGAGGAAAGAATTCTTCTTCATGGTCATGATGAACTTTCCTATGCCCAGAACAGAAGAGATGATTTTGTTATAATCGAGTAA
- a CDS encoding cell division protein ZapA — MSEKERLVSFTLLGQNHAFYTGAPEEEMNRILALVRELVEGGTERTSGTIPVSKAAIMACLNIASRYIRLQQEYDEYRKENDARMADLIEKIGAALPAEK; from the coding sequence ATGTCGGAAAAAGAACGTCTGGTCAGTTTTACATTGCTTGGGCAGAATCATGCCTTTTATACCGGGGCGCCGGAAGAGGAGATGAATCGAATTTTGGCTTTGGTCCGGGAACTGGTCGAGGGTGGAACTGAAAGAACGAGTGGTACCATTCCGGTTAGTAAGGCGGCCATTATGGCCTGTTTGAATATTGCATCACGATATATCAGACTGCAGCAGGAATATGATGAATATAGAAAGGAAAACGATGCCAGGATGGCGGATCTGATAGAAAAGATAGGCGCTGCTCTCCCAGCTGAAAAATGA
- a CDS encoding YicC/YloC family endoribonuclease: MTVKSMTGFGRGESEKSGRVWTTEIRCVNNRFLDVKIKLPRGYTALEERIRKKVADYHQRGRVDLVLNVQGDFSDLQKLSVNAALAASYRETLAQMAKELKIKDDTTLSQLASYPDVLVREQQSEDLESVWVVIEQAVTEALQGCEEMRKQEGESLRADLQKRIGAFVADIARIEIIVPTLVEKREQSLRQRLEKLLANVDLDPLRLSQEVAIMADKTDVTEELVRLRSHIDQFERFLKENGSVGRKLDFLIQEFLREVNTLGSKINDAETAHLTVDLKSELEKIREQVQNIE, translated from the coding sequence ATGACAGTGAAAAGCATGACCGGCTTCGGCCGGGGAGAGTCTGAGAAAAGCGGAAGGGTCTGGACTACTGAAATCCGCTGTGTCAACAACCGCTTTCTTGACGTTAAAATCAAGCTACCGCGCGGGTATACTGCCCTGGAAGAGAGAATACGCAAAAAAGTTGCTGACTATCACCAGCGCGGCAGAGTAGACCTCGTCCTCAATGTTCAGGGAGATTTTTCCGATCTGCAGAAACTCTCCGTCAATGCCGCACTTGCTGCATCCTATAGGGAGACTCTGGCGCAAATGGCCAAAGAACTCAAGATTAAGGATGATACTACCCTTTCTCAGCTTGCCTCATATCCCGATGTTCTGGTCAGGGAACAGCAGAGCGAGGACCTTGAGAGTGTCTGGGTAGTCATTGAGCAGGCCGTGACTGAAGCACTTCAGGGATGTGAGGAGATGCGAAAGCAGGAAGGGGAGAGTCTTCGCGCCGATTTACAAAAAAGGATTGGAGCTTTTGTTGCCGACATCGCCAGAATCGAGATAATAGTACCGACATTGGTTGAAAAAAGGGAACAGAGTCTGCGTCAACGACTGGAAAAACTGCTGGCAAATGTTGACCTTGATCCTCTGCGTTTAAGTCAGGAAGTGGCGATAATGGCGGATAAGACAGACGTCACCGAGGAGTTGGTCAGACTGCGTAGCCATATTGATCAGTTCGAAAGATTTCTTAAAGAAAACGGCAGTGTCGGGAGAAAGCTGGATTTTCTTATCCAGGAATTTTTACGTGAGGTCAATACCCTGGGATCGAAAATCAACGATGCTGAAACGGCGCACCTCACCGTCGACCTGAAAAGCGAACTTGAAAAGATACGTGAACAGGTCCAGAATATAGAATAA
- the tyrS gene encoding tyrosine--tRNA ligase gives MSSIEEQIALIERGAVDCISREELLEKLKKSAKTGIPLKIKAGFDPTAPDLHLGHTVLLQKLKHFQDLGHEVQFLIGDFTGMIGDPTGKSETRKALTQEDVARNAETYKEQVFKILDPEKTKIVFNSTWLGKLSSFEMIRLASELTVARMLEREDFRNRFDTGKPISIHEFLYPLIQGYDSVAMEADVELGGTDQLFNVLMGRDLQRSRGQEPQVVLTMPLLEGLDGVNKMSKSLGNYIGITEPANDIYGKVLSISDELMFRYYELLSDLSAAEIEELKQRMEGGDIHPKEVKKQLARELTARFHSEGEARRAEENFEKVFQQKGLPDEIPEVHVTSSEPVWLPQLLVDAQLVKSTSEGRRMVKQNAVSLDGEKIQDMNINVEPEGAVLLRVGKRRFCRILFQ, from the coding sequence ATGAGCTCCATAGAAGAACAGATTGCCTTGATAGAACGTGGTGCGGTTGACTGCATTTCCAGAGAGGAGCTGCTGGAAAAACTTAAAAAATCAGCGAAGACCGGCATCCCTCTGAAGATCAAGGCAGGTTTTGATCCGACAGCGCCTGATCTGCATCTCGGCCATACGGTTTTACTGCAGAAACTCAAGCATTTTCAAGACCTGGGGCATGAGGTTCAGTTTCTCATCGGTGATTTTACCGGGATGATAGGTGATCCGACCGGCAAATCCGAGACCAGGAAAGCGCTCACCCAGGAGGATGTCGCCAGGAACGCGGAAACCTATAAGGAACAGGTTTTTAAAATACTTGATCCTGAAAAAACCAAGATAGTTTTCAACAGTACCTGGCTCGGCAAGCTGAGCTCCTTCGAAATGATTCGTCTGGCATCAGAGCTGACCGTGGCCCGCATGCTGGAAAGAGAAGATTTCAGAAATCGCTTTGATACCGGGAAACCAATCTCGATTCATGAGTTTCTCTATCCGTTGATTCAAGGGTATGATTCCGTGGCCATGGAGGCCGATGTCGAGCTTGGCGGCACGGACCAGCTTTTTAATGTTCTCATGGGCCGGGATCTGCAGCGTTCCAGAGGTCAGGAACCACAGGTTGTCCTGACCATGCCTCTGCTGGAAGGATTGGATGGCGTCAATAAAATGAGCAAATCCCTGGGGAACTACATCGGTATTACCGAACCGGCCAATGATATCTACGGCAAGGTGCTTTCTATCTCGGATGAGCTTATGTTCCGCTATTACGAATTGCTCAGTGACTTGAGTGCGGCCGAAATTGAGGAACTGAAGCAGCGGATGGAAGGAGGTGACATTCACCCTAAAGAGGTGAAAAAGCAGCTGGCGCGGGAATTGACGGCACGGTTTCATTCCGAAGGCGAGGCTCGCCGGGCGGAGGAAAATTTTGAGAAGGTATTTCAGCAGAAAGGATTGCCCGATGAAATTCCGGAAGTACATGTGACCAGCAGTGAACCGGTATGGCTGCCCCAGCTGCTGGTTGATGCTCAGCTTGTTAAATCGACTTCCGAAGGGCGGAGGATGGTAAAGCAGAACGCTGTTTCCCTAGATGGCGAAAAGATACAGGACATGAATATCAATGTTGAACCTGAGGGAGCGGTACTTCTCCGAGTCGGCAAGAGAAGGTTTTGTAGAATTCTTTTTCAGTGA
- a CDS encoding DUF370 domain-containing protein, translating into MQLLNVGYGNTVMADRIVAVINTGSSPARKLKELAKKNGKLLDVTEGRRTRSIIIMDSDHIVLSSVQTETIGQRMLALQTRYHLEDLVTAHKQKVSA; encoded by the coding sequence ATGCAATTGCTGAATGTGGGATATGGGAACACGGTCATGGCCGACAGAATCGTTGCGGTTATCAACACAGGTTCTTCGCCTGCCCGTAAGCTCAAGGAGCTCGCCAAGAAAAATGGAAAATTGCTGGATGTGACCGAAGGGAGACGTACCCGTTCAATCATCATCATGGATTCCGATCATATCGTTCTCTCTTCCGTGCAGACGGAAACTATCGGTCAGCGCATGCTGGCGCTGCAAACCCGTTATCATCTCGAGGACCTTGTTACTGCGCATAAACAAAAGGTATCAGCTTAG